GCCATGTCTATGTCGCCATGCCGCCGCTGTATCGCATCGACGTTGGCAAGCAGGTGTTCTACGCGCTCGATGACAGCGAAAAGCAAGGTGTGCTTGATCGCATCGCTGCTGAAAAACTTAAGGGCAAGATCAGTGTGCAACGCTTCAAAGGCCTCGGCGAGATGAATCCGCGCCAGTTGCGCGAGACCACGATTGATCCGGACACCCGGCGCCTGGTGCAACTCACGGTTGAAGACCCGGAAGCCGGGGGGCATCTGATGGACATGCTACTGGCCAAGAAACGCGCCGGCGACCGCCGCGCCTGGTTGCAACAGAAGGGTGACCTGGCTGAATTAGCCTAGCGCGCCCCGCAGGAGGACAGACCCATGAGCCCATTCCGCTATTCCCACGCCAGCGGCGAAGACTGGCGCCAGATTCTGGCGCGGGTGGTTGCCGAGCTGCGCGGTGCCAGCGGAAACCTCGGCTTCCTTTATGTCACCGAGCCCCTGAGCCCCCATCTCGACGATGTCCTCGATGGCCTGCGGCTGGCTACGCGGGTCGAGCATTGGATCGGCGCCGTGGCCGGTGGCATCTGCGCCGCTGGTGTCGAGTACTACGACCGCCCGGCCCTTGCTGCCATGGTCGCCGACCTGCCGCCGGACGCCTTCCGCATCTTCCCCCCCGTCATCGGCGATCTCAAAGCGTTCGACGCGGACCAGCAGCGCTGGCTCGGCAACCAGCTGCCCTATATGGCGCTGGTGCATGGCGACCCGGGCAATCGCGCCACCGCCGTGCTGATCGAACAGCTCGCCGCACGCACGGCGACTGGCTTTCTGGTTGGCGGCCTGGCAAGCGCGACCGTTGGCGGGGATGCCCGGTTGATTGCTGAGGAGCCCTGCGGTGGGGGGCTTGCGGGCGTTTGCTTCAGCGATGCGGTGGCGCTGCAGACCGGACTCAGCCAAGGCTGTACGCCCATCGGGCCGCAGCGGCGCATCACCGAGGCGCAGCGCAATGTGATCGTTCAGCTCGATGGCCGGCCGGCACTGGATGTCTTCAAGCAGGATATCGGCGCCGAGTTGGCGCGCGACCTGAATCAAGTCGGCGGGCTGATTTTTGCCGGCTTGCCCATCCGCGGCAGCGATACCGGCGATTATCTGGTGCGCAATCTGGTCGGCATCGATACCAACAAGCGCTTGCTAGCGATTTCCGAGCTAGTCGAGCAAGGCCAGGACATGATGTTCTGCCGTCGCGACGCCGACAGCGCACGCGAGGACCTCGGGCGCATGCTGCGTCACCTGAAAGGCCGCGTGAAGGGTACCCCGCGCGGTGGTATCTATATCTCTTGCCTGGGACGCGGCGCCAACCTATTTGGTGAGGATTCCGACGAGCTTAAGCTGATTCACGATCAGCTCGGGGAGTTTCCCTTGGTCGGCTTTTTCGCCAATGGCGAGATTTTTCAGCACCGACTCTATGGCTACACCGGGGTTTTGACGCTCTTTACCTAGTGATCAGCCTGCCGAGCGACACGCCTGGCGAATGAGCCACGAGCTCAGCACTTCCGGCATGGCTCGACCGGCAGCCCGCGCCTTAGCCAGCCAGGGCCGGTGCGACTGCCGACCATTCCCTCGCTGACATTGGCCACATCGGTGAATCCGGCCTGCAGCAGCACGCGCTGCATCACCCCGCTGCGGTTGC
Above is a genomic segment from Thiorhodovibrio litoralis containing:
- a CDS encoding FIST signal transduction protein, with protein sequence MSPFRYSHASGEDWRQILARVVAELRGASGNLGFLYVTEPLSPHLDDVLDGLRLATRVEHWIGAVAGGICAAGVEYYDRPALAAMVADLPPDAFRIFPPVIGDLKAFDADQQRWLGNQLPYMALVHGDPGNRATAVLIEQLAARTATGFLVGGLASATVGGDARLIAEEPCGGGLAGVCFSDAVALQTGLSQGCTPIGPQRRITEAQRNVIVQLDGRPALDVFKQDIGAELARDLNQVGGLIFAGLPIRGSDTGDYLVRNLVGIDTNKRLLAISELVEQGQDMMFCRRDADSAREDLGRMLRHLKGRVKGTPRGGIYISCLGRGANLFGEDSDELKLIHDQLGEFPLVGFFANGEIFQHRLYGYTGVLTLFT